Sequence from the Betaproteobacteria bacterium genome:
AAGGCCTGCTCGCGGGCCCCGGCCTTGTCGTCCTTTTTGACTCCGACGGATTCGTAGAGCTGCACACCGCACACCTTGCGGCGCTCGCGGTAGATCCCCAAATAGGCCTCGGGAAACGGAAAATCCGGATTGGGGGTAGCACCGCTACGCGCATGATCGTAAAGGGATGCGCGAAAGCGCTCCTGCGCCGCGCCGCTCAGCAAGGTCAATTGCCACGGCTGAGTGTTGCACCAAGACGGGGTTTGCTGAGCGATGTCCAGGATTTTCTGGATCGTTTCGCGCGGAACCTGTTTGGAAAGAAAACGGCGCGCGCTGTAACGGGTGCGGATGGCTTGTTCGACGTGCATTGGGGGGCAGGGGCTGGGGGCTGGAGGCTGGGGGTTCATGCTTTGCCCTAGCCCCTAGCCAACGGGCTTGAACCGCGCATCCACTTCCACTTGCAAACCCGTTGTGAGGCGGTTACCGGCGTTGGCGAGGGCCACGATCTCCACCAACTCGGCGAGCATTTCGTCATCCATTCCTTTTTTGCGGGCTGCCGCGATATGGGAGTTGATGCAGTACTCGCAATTATTCGTGATGCTCACGGCCAGGTATATGAACTCCTTGGTCATGGGATCCAGCCTGCTCTCCTTGACCATGACTTCCTTCATCCATCCCCAGAATCGTTCCAGCATGGGCGGATGCACGGCAAGCGCCCGCCAGATGTTGTTCACGTAATCGGTCTTGCGCGTTGCGCGAATATCCTCGAAGACCTTTCTCGCCCGCGGCGAGGCGTCCTCGTCATTAACCAGTTTGACTTGTGCCATGGCCCGCTCCGTAACTCCACTCACGAAAGTTGGCCGAGTGTACCACCGGGCGCCTTCGCGGCTCATCATCCTCCTCGCCCGCCGCGCGTGAAATACGCCCACCCGCACTTATTAGACAGCCCCAGCCTTAGCGATCATAATGCGCGCCTTTCGCCCGGCGGATTTGTTGCATGAAGCTTTTGTTCGATACGTTTCCGGTCATCTTATTCTTCATCGCCTACTATGGTTCGGGGCAGGACATTTACCTCGCCACCAGCGTGACGATCGCCGCGACAGTCGCGCAGGTGGCCTGGGCAAAGTGGAAGTACGGGAAGATCGACCAGATGTTGTTGTTCAGCCTCGCGCTGATCGTTGTATTTGGCGGCGCCACGTTGTTGCTGCACGATGCCACCTTCATCAAGTGGAAGCCCACCGTGTTGTACTGGGGGTTCGCCACCGCCTTGATGGTGTCGTATTGGTTTTTCGGCAAGAATTTGATACGCAAGCTGATGGAAAAGCAGATCACCCTGCCCGATTCCGTATGGGCGCGGCTGAATTTCAGTTGGGCGGTTTTCTTCGCATTCATGGGCGTGTTGAATCTTTACGTGGCATTCAATTACGCGGAGAAGACCTGGGTCAATTTCAAGATGTTCGGTGCCACGGGACTAATGCTCGTATTCGTTCTCGCGCAAGGCTATTTGCTCTCCAAGCACATGCCACCCGAAGAGGAAAAGTCATAGGCACACCGTGAGCACGCACGACATCATCCAGCAGCGCCTGGAAAGCCTGCAACCAGAGACCATTGAACTGCACGACGAGAGTCATGAGCATGCGGGACATGCTGGCGCCAAGGGCGCCGGGGGGCATTACCGCTTATTCATCGTGTCCAAGTTATTCGCCGGAAAAACCACCCTGGCAAGACATCGCATGGTCTACGCCGCGGTCGGGGACTTGATGAACGGCAGCATCCACGCGCTCGCCATCACCGCCCAAACACCGGAGGAACTGAATCGGATGTTTTCGCACTAAACGGCGTTGCACCACGAAGCCAGAAAGTTTTCTTACACAGACCAGCAAAGGATATTTCATGTACTTAAGAACCATCGCCATCGTGCCCCTCGCCATCGCGCTCTTGGGAGCCACCCTCTCCACGGCGCGCGCGGAGGATAGCAACAACGTTGCCGTCGTCAACGGCGTAGCCATACCCCAGGCCCGCCTGGAATACGTGGTGAAAATTCAAGCGGCGCAAGGCAAGAAGGACGATGCGGAACTGCGCAAGCAAATCAAGGAGGCGCTCATCAACCGCGAAATCTTGTCGCAAGAAGGCTCGAAGCGCGGGTTGGACAATACCCCGGAGCTCACGGCCCAAGTAGAAATGGCCAGGCAGGAGTTCTTGATTCGAGCCCTATTCGAAGAATTTGCCGCCAAGAATGCACCCACGGACGAGGAGGTCACCGTCGAATACGAGAAAGCGAAACAGATGGCCTCGGGCGGTGGCCTGAGGAAGGAATATCTGGCGCGCCACATTCTCATCAAGAACGAGAAAACCGCCAAAGCCACGCTCGCCAGCCTCAACAAGGCCAAGAGCAAGAATTTCGAGCAACTGGCCAAGACCAAGTCCGAAGACGGCGGCTCGAAGAAACAAGGCGGCCTGCTGGAATGGAATGACGGCAGCGGCTTCGTGAAGGAGTTTTCCGAAGCCATGACGCAGCTCAAGAAAGGCGAATACACCCAGCAACTGGTGAAGTCGCAATTCGGTTATCACATCATCCGGCTGGAAGACGAACGCCCCATCCCCTTCCCCGCGCTGGAAGAAGTGAAGGACAAGGTCCAACAGCAGGTGATGATTCAGAAGCGCGACAAATACATCGCCGACCTCAAGGCCGCGGCAAAGGTGGAGTAGTAAGAGAGAAGAAAAACCTCACCACAGAGAAACAGAGAAAAATGGTGTTCCTCTGTGTCTCTGTGGTTCATGCCGTAGGTGTAGTACTTAGCCGACCCACACTCTCGCGTTTCGGAACATGCGCATCCATGGACCGTCCTCGCCCCACTCCTCGGGATGCCAGGAGTTTTGTACGGTACGAAACACGCGCTCGGGATGCGGCATGAGAACGGTAAAGCGGCCGTCGGTATTTGTGAGTCCCGTGATGCCTTGCGGGGAGCCGTTGGAGTTGTACGGATAGGTCTCCGCGACCTGCCCGCGATTGTCCGCGTAGCGTACGGCCACATACCCGCTTGCGGCGCGCAGTTGGGCATCATCTTCGAATTCGGCGCGCCCTTCGCCATGGGAAGTGACCACCGGCATGCGGCTACCCGCCATGCCTTGAAATAGCAACGAAGGGTTGGACAAAATCTCCACCATCACCAAACGTGCCTCGAACTGCTCGGAACGATTGCGAACGAAGCGCGGCCAGTGGCTGGTCCCTGGAATGAGTTCTCGCAGGTTGCTCAGCATCTGGCAGCCGTTGCAAACGCCCAAGGCGAAAGAATCGCGGCGGTTGAAGAACCGGTCGAAATCCTCTCGTAGGCGCGGGTGGAACAAGATGGACTTGGCCCAGCCCTCCCCGGCCCCCAGCACGTCGCCGTAGGAGAATCCGCCACAGGCGGCGAATCCGCGAAACTCCCGGAGTGAGCGCCTGCCCGATGCCAAATCCGTCATGTGCACGTCCACGGCGGCGAAGCCGGCCCGGTCGAAGGCCGCGGCCATTTCGATCTGCCCGTTGACGCCTTGCTCGCGCAAGATGGCGATGGCCGGGCGCGCGCCGCGCTTGATGAACGGTGCGGCGATATCCTCGTTCAACTTGAATGTGAGTTTGGCGTGGAGCCCAGGATCGGCGGCATCCAGGATGCGGTCGAATTCCTCCTGCGCGCAAGCAGGATGATCGCGCAGGCGCTGCATGTGATAGGTGGTTTCCGACCATGCCCGCATCAGCGCAATGCCTGACTCGCGATAGAGTTGTTCGCCATCGCGCTCGATGCTGAGTTCGCCCGCCGTGTTGATGCCGCCGATGAGGTGAAGGCAATCCGCCAGGCCATGGCGCTCGAATTTCTTGCGCACGGCGTAGAGGCGTTTGTCCCGCACTTGCACGACAGCACCCAGTTCCTCGTTGAAGAGTACCGCCAGGGGCGCGGACTGCGCGCACAACTCAGTAATATCGGCGGTGATGCCTACGTGGGTGGCGAACATCATCTCGCACAAGGTGACGATCAAACCGCCGTCGGAGCGGTCGTGATAGGCCAGCACATCGCCTCTGTCATTGAGCGCCTGGATGCACTCGAAGAAGGCCTTGAGTTGCTCCGCACGGTCCGCGTCCGGACAGTCATTTCCCAACTGGCCGTAGACTTGCGCCAGCGCCGAACCGCCCAGGCGGGCCTTGCCGTTACCGAGGTCGATCAGGATGAGGGACGTATCCTCGTTGAGGGCACGCAACTGCGGCGTGAGCGTCTTGCGCGCATCCATGCTGGGCGCGAAGGCGGAGGCAATCAGGGAGACTGGCGCGATCACCTCTTTCTTGATGGTG
This genomic interval carries:
- a CDS encoding nitroreductase, encoding MNPQPPAPSPCPPMHVEQAIRTRYSARRFLSKQVPRETIQKILDIAQQTPSWCNTQPWQLTLLSGAAQERFRASLYDHARSGATPNPDFPFPEAYLGIYRERRKVCGVQLYESVGVKKDDKAGAREQALENFRLFGAQHTLIMTTDEALGIYGAIDCGLYTGTFLYAAKSLGVDTIAQAALASYPDFLRKFFGLAPERKVVCGISFGYADADHAVNSYRTGRASYSEAVTFLE
- a CDS encoding peptidylprolyl isomerase; protein product: MYLRTIAIVPLAIALLGATLSTARAEDSNNVAVVNGVAIPQARLEYVVKIQAAQGKKDDAELRKQIKEALINREILSQEGSKRGLDNTPELTAQVEMARQEFLIRALFEEFAAKNAPTDEEVTVEYEKAKQMASGGGLRKEYLARHILIKNEKTAKATLASLNKAKSKNFEQLAKTKSEDGGSKKQGGLLEWNDGSGFVKEFSEAMTQLKKGEYTQQLVKSQFGYHIIRLEDERPIPFPALEEVKDKVQQQVMIQKRDKYIADLKAAAKVE
- a CDS encoding septation protein A produces the protein MKLLFDTFPVILFFIAYYGSGQDIYLATSVTIAATVAQVAWAKWKYGKIDQMLLFSLALIVVFGGATLLLHDATFIKWKPTVLYWGFATALMVSYWFFGKNLIRKLMEKQITLPDSVWARLNFSWAVFFAFMGVLNLYVAFNYAEKTWVNFKMFGATGLMLVFVLAQGYLLSKHMPPEEEKS
- a CDS encoding carboxymuconolactone decarboxylase family protein; amino-acid sequence: MAQVKLVNDEDASPRARKVFEDIRATRKTDYVNNIWRALAVHPPMLERFWGWMKEVMVKESRLDPMTKEFIYLAVSITNNCEYCINSHIAAARKKGMDDEMLAELVEIVALANAGNRLTTGLQVEVDARFKPVG
- a CDS encoding BolA family transcriptional regulator; translated protein: MSTHDIIQQRLESLQPETIELHDESHEHAGHAGAKGAGGHYRLFIVSKLFAGKTTLARHRMVYAAVGDLMNGSIHALAITAQTPEELNRMFSH